A section of the Oryza sativa Japonica Group chromosome 1, ASM3414082v1 genome encodes:
- the LOC4327259 gene encoding uncharacterized LOC4327259: protein MDPISIEKIRAMSKCSNCKRQHPMILPALAISMVATFVLLLLVTSPVWVPRLCSLMAFFFLTTLPDLAMAFLLSPKCLFVVGNLIVAFLVGESRLAPRGEPASSSVNEIHDEHVKRNAAISAKAVTAVVAIDQNAHVGELGEEEEEEEEEEEEEEGEEEELHQRVEDFIARVKKQRRMEDKSMFDTDR, encoded by the coding sequence ATGGATCCAATCAGCATAGAGAAGATCAGGGCCATGAGCAAGTGCAGCAACTGCAAGAGGCAGCATCCGATGATCCTCCCTGCCCTGGCAATCTCCATGGTTGCCACCTTTGTTCTTCTCCTGCTGGTGACCAGCCCTGTCTGGGTCCCAAGGCTGTGCTCACTcatggccttcttcttcctcaccaCCCTCCCTGACCTTGCCATGGCCTTCCTCCTCAGCCCCAAGTGCCTCTTCGTCGTCGGCAACCTCATCGTCGCCTTCCTCGTCGGCGAGTCTAGGCTCGCCCCGAGGGGGgagccggcgtcgtcgtcggtgaaTGAGATACATGACGAACATGTTAAGAGGAACGCCGCGATAAGCGCAAAGGCGGTGACCGCGGTTGTGGCCATTGATCAGAATGCTCATGTTGGAGAATtgggggaagaagaggaagaagaagaggaggaagaggaagaagaagagggggaggaagaagagctgCACCAGAGAGTAGAGGACTTCATTGCAAGGGTCAAGAAGCAGAGGAGAATGGAGGACAAGAGCATGTTTGACACTGATCGATGA